One segment of Trichlorobacter ammonificans DNA contains the following:
- a CDS encoding NAD(+)/NADH kinase, producing MLNVAIFAKVHDPRCQGVAAELVTWLEARGCQPLLEAHLARHLGHPNGLSEETIREQAGLVVVLGGDGTLISVARLFSGREVPILGVNLGSLGFLTEITVEELYPVLEECLVAGPRITERMMLEVTVTRDNRELARCEVLNDAVINKGAIARIIELEARVNDHFLTTFKADGLIISTPTGSTGYCLSAGGPIVQPLMHCIVIIPICPHTLTNRPIVISDESVTRIVVKSSFDEKVYLTLDGQVGVELQEGDSIEIRRALKTTPLVTSRDKDYFAILRAKLKWGER from the coding sequence ATGCTCAACGTTGCCATTTTCGCCAAAGTGCATGACCCCCGCTGTCAGGGCGTTGCCGCCGAGCTGGTCACCTGGCTGGAGGCCCGCGGCTGCCAGCCGCTGCTGGAAGCCCACCTGGCCCGCCACCTGGGGCATCCCAATGGCCTGTCCGAAGAAACCATCCGGGAGCAGGCCGGCTTGGTCGTGGTGCTGGGGGGGGATGGCACCCTGATCTCCGTGGCCCGCCTGTTCAGCGGCCGCGAAGTGCCGATCCTGGGGGTCAACCTGGGCAGCCTGGGGTTTCTGACCGAAATCACCGTGGAAGAGTTGTACCCGGTGCTGGAGGAGTGCCTGGTTGCCGGTCCGCGCATCACCGAGCGGATGATGCTGGAGGTAACCGTCACCCGCGACAATCGCGAACTGGCCCGCTGCGAGGTGCTGAACGACGCCGTGATCAACAAGGGAGCCATTGCCCGGATCATCGAGCTGGAGGCGCGGGTGAACGACCACTTTCTCACCACCTTCAAAGCCGATGGCCTGATCATCTCCACCCCCACCGGTTCCACCGGTTACTGCCTCTCCGCCGGCGGTCCCATCGTGCAGCCGCTGATGCACTGCATCGTGATCATCCCGATTTGCCCCCACACCCTGACCAATCGTCCCATCGTCATCTCCGACGAATCGGTCACCAGGATCGTGGTCAAGTCCTCCTTCGACGAAAAGGTCTACCTCACCCTGGACGGTCAGGTGGGGGTGGAGCTGCAGGAAGGGGACAGCATCGAGATCCGTCGTGCCCTCAAGACAACCCCCCTGGTCACCTCCCGCGACAAGGATTACTTCGCCATCCTGCGGGCCAAGCTGAAGTGGGGCGAACGCTGA
- the aroC gene encoding chorismate synthase, translating to MRYITAGESHGPQLTAIIEGLPAGLPVSPEQIDRQLARRQHGYGRGDRMKIELDRVELLSGVRWGRTLGSPVTLVVKNRDWANWLEKMSPLAEHDGMAEAVTRPRPGHADLSGAMKYGHRDVRNILERSSARETAVRVAVGAVARCLLEALGIRIGGMVTELGGVCARVAAEPLPTLWERAAASELFCCDDEAELEMKRLIDHAKASGDTLGGVVEVQVTGLPPGLGSHVQWDRKLDARLAMALMSIQAIKGVEVGLGFEAARRPGSQVHDEIGYDPTVLERGVVSGYVRATNNAGGLEGGMTTGEPLILRAAMKPIPTLYTPLRSVDLLTHEPYEASVERSDTCAVPAALVVAEAVVAIELAHAVLEKFGGDSLDEIIRNRDGYLAAVRSF from the coding sequence ATGCGCTACATAACCGCCGGTGAATCGCACGGTCCCCAGTTGACCGCCATTATCGAAGGGTTGCCCGCCGGGCTGCCGGTGTCGCCGGAGCAGATCGACCGGCAGCTGGCCCGTCGTCAGCATGGTTACGGCCGGGGTGACCGGATGAAGATCGAGTTGGACCGGGTGGAGCTGTTGTCCGGTGTCCGCTGGGGCAGAACCCTGGGCTCTCCGGTGACCTTGGTGGTGAAGAACCGGGACTGGGCCAACTGGCTGGAGAAGATGTCCCCCCTGGCAGAGCACGACGGCATGGCGGAGGCGGTGACCCGTCCCCGTCCGGGGCATGCCGACCTTTCCGGGGCGATGAAGTACGGTCATCGTGACGTCCGTAACATCCTGGAACGCTCCAGCGCCCGGGAAACTGCGGTGCGGGTGGCGGTGGGAGCGGTGGCCCGCTGCCTGCTGGAAGCCCTCGGCATCCGGATTGGCGGTATGGTGACCGAACTGGGCGGCGTGTGTGCCCGAGTCGCCGCCGAGCCGCTGCCGACGCTCTGGGAGCGGGCGGCTGCTTCGGAGCTGTTCTGTTGCGATGACGAGGCGGAACTTGAGATGAAGCGGCTGATCGACCATGCCAAGGCCAGCGGCGATACCCTGGGTGGCGTGGTGGAGGTGCAGGTGACCGGCCTGCCGCCGGGACTGGGCAGCCATGTGCAGTGGGACCGCAAGCTGGATGCGCGGCTGGCCATGGCGCTGATGAGCATTCAGGCCATCAAGGGGGTTGAGGTGGGGCTGGGGTTCGAGGCGGCCCGCCGCCCCGGATCGCAGGTGCATGATGAAATTGGTTACGATCCGACGGTTCTGGAACGGGGAGTCGTGAGCGGCTACGTCCGGGCCACCAACAACGCCGGCGGCCTGGAGGGGGGGATGACCACCGGCGAACCGCTGATTCTGCGGGCTGCCATGAAGCCGATCCCCACCCTGTACACGCCGCTCAGATCGGTGGACCTGCTGACCCATGAGCCGTACGAGGCGTCGGTGGAGCGCTCCGATACCTGTGCCGTTCCGGCTGCCCTGGTGGTGGCCGAGGCGGTGGTGGCCATCGAGCTGGCCCATGCCGTGCTGGAGAAATTCGGCGGCGACTCCCTTGACGAGATCATCCGCAACCGGGATGGCTATCTGGCCGCGGTAAGGAGTTTTTGA